The following coding sequences are from one Thunnus maccoyii chromosome 17, fThuMac1.1, whole genome shotgun sequence window:
- the tab2 gene encoding TGF-beta-activated kinase 1 and MAP3K7-binding protein 2 isoform X2 → MAQGSHQIDTQVLHDLRQKFPEVPEGVVSQCVLQNNNNLDACCEYLSQVSPGYLYSEEGNLSFSDDPSFIRLRNHMTQLNLGLQSQNVHVAPVRDGLRMNGSRTLAHSLSDGPLQTGQAPNSDFFQQEPQSAPVQVPSSLNVFSVMEPTRKPQPPQHLGLYPLGVKGTTIGAQQTPRFNPITVTLAPNIQTGRNTPTSLHIHGGPQPGLNSPQGNSIYIRPYVSQSGTTRQNQQQGGRAQYSPTSQPQQQIYQISHPSSLSGSWSGPQHASSSHTSQIQGHQTSHVYMPISSPTNPQAPSILPTGSQATSSGVSSCSSSSSATSLSTISQYNIQNISTGPRKNQIEIKLESPQRSNSTTAVLRTSSGPRSSSTPSSCPSSSSSSTGVATVPTTPLSIGGPGLSRSQPTVYISASPPTAAITPSEEAVVASAGSRSQPKFYISANASSDDSGGRNPPTVYISANPPLQGPAGARNMGGQVSMGPAYIHHHPPKSRASVGGGGTASSPRVVVTQPNTKYTFKITVSPNKPPAVSPGVVSPTFEPNNLLSLPPDHHFVEPDPLHLSDPLSPHRERPSEPRRLSMGSDDAAYTQALLVHQKARMERLWHELELKKKKLEKLKEEVNEMENDLTRRRLERSNSASQIPSIEEMKQLRCKNRLLQIDIDCLTKEIDLLQTRGPHFNPSAIHNFYDNIGFLGPVPPKPKDSGSKSVKPLADQEEDEGTQWSCTACTFLNHPALNRCEQCEFPRNF, encoded by the exons ATGGCCCAGGGAAGCCACCAGATTGACACTCAGGTTTTGCATGACCTGCGCCAGAAGTTCCCTGAAGTACCAGAGGGTGTTGTCTCCCAGTGTGTTCTGCAG AACAACAACAATCTAGACGCCTGCTGTGAATACTTGTCCCAGGTCAGTCCGGGCTACTTGTACAGTGAAGAAGGAAACCTCAGCTTCTCTGACGACCCCAGCTTCATCAGGCTCCGTAATCACATGACCCAGCTGAACCTGGGCCTGCAGTCTCAGAATGTGCATGTGGCCCCGGTTCGGGACGGCCTGAGAATGAACGGCAGCCGGACTCTGGCCCATAGCCTGAGTGACGGGCCCCTCCAGACAGGCCAGGCCCCCAACAGTGACTTCTTTCAGCAGGAGCCCCAATCAGCCCCAGTGCAGGTGCCCTCCAGCCTCAATGTATTCAGTGTGATGGAGCCCACGCGCAAACCGCAGCCTCCACAGCACCTTGGACTCTACCCTCTGGGTGTCAAAGGAACGACCATTGGTGCCCAGCAGACACCACGCTTCAACCCCATTACCGTGACGCTAGCCCCTAATATCCAGACAGGCCGCAACACCCCTACTTCTTTGCACATACATGGCGGGCCTCAACCGGGCCTAAACAGTCCACAGGGTAACTCTATCTACATACGGCCCTATGTAAGCCAGTCCGGTACGACCCGGCAGAACCAGCAGCAGGGAGGCAGGGCCCAGTACAGCCCTACCTCCCAGCCCCAGCAGCAGATCTACCAGATCTCACACCCCTCCTCCTTGTCTGGCTCCTGGTCAGGCCCTCAGCACGCCTCCTCCTCACATACCTCACAGATCCAGGGCCACCAGACCTCTCACGTCTACATGCCAATCAGCTCCCCCACAAACCCCCAGGCGCCCTCTATCCTTCCGACTGGAAGCCAGGCCACTTCCTCCGGCGTCTCCTCatgctcttcttcctcctctgccacCTCCCTGTCTACCATCAGCCAGTACAACATCCAGAACATCTCCACCGGCCCACGGAAGAATCAGATAGAGATCAAACTTGAATCTCCTCAGAGGAGCAACTCCACAACAGCCGTGCTGCGGACGAGCAGCGGGCCCCGTTCCTCATCCACTCCGTCCTCCtgcccttcctcttcctcctcttcaacCGGGGTGGCTACTGTCCCCACCACTCCTCTCTCCATTGGAGGCCCGGGTCTGAGCCGCAGCCAGCCCACTGTTTACATCTCTGCCAGCCCACCTACTGCTGCTATCACTCCCTCTGAGGAGGCCGTTGTGGCCTCAGCCGGCTCCCGCTCCCAGCCCAAGTTTTACATTTCTGCCAATGCCTCCAGCGACGACAGTGGGGGTAGGAACCCTCCCACAGTCTACATCTCAGCCAACCCTCCCTTGCAGGGACCCGCAGGGGCCAGGAACATGGGGGGCCAAGTGAGCATGGGCCCCGCCTATATCCACCACCATCCACCTAAGTCCCGTGCCTCTGTGGGAGGGGGGGGCACGGCTTCCTCTCCTCGTGTGGTGGTGACTCAGCCCAACACcaaatacacttttaaaatcACCGTGTCCCCCAATAAGCCCCCAGCGGTGTCCCCTGGAGTCGTGTCCCCTACTTTTGAGCCCAACAACCTCCTCAGCCTACCCCCAGACCACCACTTTGTGGAGCCAGACCCCCTCCATCTCTCAGACCCACTGTCGCCACACAGGGAGAGGCCGAGTGAACCTCGCAGACTCAGCATGGGCTCTGATGATGCAGCGTACACACAAG CGTTGTTGGTGCATCAGAAGGCCCGCATGGAGAGGCTGTGGCACGAGCtggagctgaagaagaagaagctggagaAGCTAAAAGAGGAGGTCAACGAGATGGAGAATGACCTGACCAGGAGACGGCTGGAGAGATCCAACTCTGCCTCCCAAATTCCTTCT aTCGAGGAGATGAAGCAGTTGCGATGCAAAAACAGGTTACTGCAGATTGACATCGACTGTCTCACCAAAGAAATTGATCTCCTTCAAACAAGAG GACCACACTTTAATCCCAGTGCAATCCATAATTTTTATGACAACATTGGATTCCTTGGTCCTGTCCCACCCAAACCCAAAG ACTCGGGCAGTAAGAGTGTGAAGCCCTTAGCAGACCAGGAAGAGGACGAGGGGACGCAGTGGAgctgcacagcctgcaccttCCTCAACCATCCCGCCCTCAACCGCTGTGAACAGTGCGAGTTCCCGCGGAACTTCTGA
- the tab2 gene encoding TGF-beta-activated kinase 1 and MAP3K7-binding protein 2 isoform X1 — translation MAQGSHQIDTQVLHDLRQKFPEVPEGVVSQCVLQNNNNLDACCEYLSQVSPGYLYSEEGNLSFSDDPSFIRLRNHMTQLNLGLQSQNVHVAPVRDGLRMNGSRTLAHSLSDGPLQTGQAPNSDFFQQEPQSAPVQVPSSLNVFSVMEPTRKPQPPQHLGLYPLGVKGTTIGAQQTPRFNPITVTLAPNIQTGRNTPTSLHIHGGPQPGLNSPQGNSIYIRPYVSQSGTTRQNQQQGGRAQYSPTSQPQQQIYQISHPSSLSGSWSGPQHASSSHTSQIQGHQTSHVYMPISSPTNPQAPSILPTGSQATSSGVSSCSSSSSATSLSTISQYNIQNISTGPRKNQIEIKLESPQRSNSTTAVLRTSSGPRSSSTPSSCPSSSSSSTGVATVPTTPLSIGGPGLSRSQPTVYISASPPTAAITPSEEAVVASAGSRSQPKFYISANASSDDSGGRNPPTVYISANPPLQGPAGARNMGGQVSMGPAYIHHHPPKSRASVGGGGTASSPRVVVTQPNTKYTFKITVSPNKPPAVSPGVVSPTFEPNNLLSLPPDHHFVEPDPLHLSDPLSPHRERPSEPRRLSMGSDDAAYTQALLVHQKARMERLWHELELKKKKLEKLKEEVNEMENDLTRRRLERSNSASQIPSIEEMKQLRCKNRLLQIDIDCLTKEIDLLQTRGPHFNPSAIHNFYDNIGFLGPVPPKPKGTLSIDSGSKSVKPLADQEEDEGTQWSCTACTFLNHPALNRCEQCEFPRNF, via the exons ATGGCCCAGGGAAGCCACCAGATTGACACTCAGGTTTTGCATGACCTGCGCCAGAAGTTCCCTGAAGTACCAGAGGGTGTTGTCTCCCAGTGTGTTCTGCAG AACAACAACAATCTAGACGCCTGCTGTGAATACTTGTCCCAGGTCAGTCCGGGCTACTTGTACAGTGAAGAAGGAAACCTCAGCTTCTCTGACGACCCCAGCTTCATCAGGCTCCGTAATCACATGACCCAGCTGAACCTGGGCCTGCAGTCTCAGAATGTGCATGTGGCCCCGGTTCGGGACGGCCTGAGAATGAACGGCAGCCGGACTCTGGCCCATAGCCTGAGTGACGGGCCCCTCCAGACAGGCCAGGCCCCCAACAGTGACTTCTTTCAGCAGGAGCCCCAATCAGCCCCAGTGCAGGTGCCCTCCAGCCTCAATGTATTCAGTGTGATGGAGCCCACGCGCAAACCGCAGCCTCCACAGCACCTTGGACTCTACCCTCTGGGTGTCAAAGGAACGACCATTGGTGCCCAGCAGACACCACGCTTCAACCCCATTACCGTGACGCTAGCCCCTAATATCCAGACAGGCCGCAACACCCCTACTTCTTTGCACATACATGGCGGGCCTCAACCGGGCCTAAACAGTCCACAGGGTAACTCTATCTACATACGGCCCTATGTAAGCCAGTCCGGTACGACCCGGCAGAACCAGCAGCAGGGAGGCAGGGCCCAGTACAGCCCTACCTCCCAGCCCCAGCAGCAGATCTACCAGATCTCACACCCCTCCTCCTTGTCTGGCTCCTGGTCAGGCCCTCAGCACGCCTCCTCCTCACATACCTCACAGATCCAGGGCCACCAGACCTCTCACGTCTACATGCCAATCAGCTCCCCCACAAACCCCCAGGCGCCCTCTATCCTTCCGACTGGAAGCCAGGCCACTTCCTCCGGCGTCTCCTCatgctcttcttcctcctctgccacCTCCCTGTCTACCATCAGCCAGTACAACATCCAGAACATCTCCACCGGCCCACGGAAGAATCAGATAGAGATCAAACTTGAATCTCCTCAGAGGAGCAACTCCACAACAGCCGTGCTGCGGACGAGCAGCGGGCCCCGTTCCTCATCCACTCCGTCCTCCtgcccttcctcttcctcctcttcaacCGGGGTGGCTACTGTCCCCACCACTCCTCTCTCCATTGGAGGCCCGGGTCTGAGCCGCAGCCAGCCCACTGTTTACATCTCTGCCAGCCCACCTACTGCTGCTATCACTCCCTCTGAGGAGGCCGTTGTGGCCTCAGCCGGCTCCCGCTCCCAGCCCAAGTTTTACATTTCTGCCAATGCCTCCAGCGACGACAGTGGGGGTAGGAACCCTCCCACAGTCTACATCTCAGCCAACCCTCCCTTGCAGGGACCCGCAGGGGCCAGGAACATGGGGGGCCAAGTGAGCATGGGCCCCGCCTATATCCACCACCATCCACCTAAGTCCCGTGCCTCTGTGGGAGGGGGGGGCACGGCTTCCTCTCCTCGTGTGGTGGTGACTCAGCCCAACACcaaatacacttttaaaatcACCGTGTCCCCCAATAAGCCCCCAGCGGTGTCCCCTGGAGTCGTGTCCCCTACTTTTGAGCCCAACAACCTCCTCAGCCTACCCCCAGACCACCACTTTGTGGAGCCAGACCCCCTCCATCTCTCAGACCCACTGTCGCCACACAGGGAGAGGCCGAGTGAACCTCGCAGACTCAGCATGGGCTCTGATGATGCAGCGTACACACAAG CGTTGTTGGTGCATCAGAAGGCCCGCATGGAGAGGCTGTGGCACGAGCtggagctgaagaagaagaagctggagaAGCTAAAAGAGGAGGTCAACGAGATGGAGAATGACCTGACCAGGAGACGGCTGGAGAGATCCAACTCTGCCTCCCAAATTCCTTCT aTCGAGGAGATGAAGCAGTTGCGATGCAAAAACAGGTTACTGCAGATTGACATCGACTGTCTCACCAAAGAAATTGATCTCCTTCAAACAAGAG GACCACACTTTAATCCCAGTGCAATCCATAATTTTTATGACAACATTGGATTCCTTGGTCCTGTCCCACCCAAACCCAAAGGTACTTTATCTATTG ACTCGGGCAGTAAGAGTGTGAAGCCCTTAGCAGACCAGGAAGAGGACGAGGGGACGCAGTGGAgctgcacagcctgcaccttCCTCAACCATCCCGCCCTCAACCGCTGTGAACAGTGCGAGTTCCCGCGGAACTTCTGA
- the tab2 gene encoding TGF-beta-activated kinase 1 and MAP3K7-binding protein 2 isoform X3 produces MAQGSHQIDTQVLHDLRQKFPEVPEGVVSQCVLQNNNNLDACCEYLSQVSPGYLYSEEGNLSFSDDPSFIRLRNHMTQLNLGLQSQNVHVAPVRDGLRMNGSRTLAHSLSDGPLQTGQAPNSDFFQQEPQSAPVQVPSSLNVFSVMEPTRKPQPPQHLGLYPLGVKGTTIGAQQTPRFNPITVTLAPNIQTGRNTPTSLHIHGGPQPGLNSPQGNSIYIRPYVSQSGTTRQNQQQGGRAQYSPTSQPQQQIYQISHPSSLSGSWSGPQHASSSHTSQIQGHQTSHVYMPISSPTNPQAPSILPTGSQATSSGVSSCSSSSSATSLSTISQYNIQNISTGPRKNQIEIKLESPQRSNSTTAVLRTSSGPRSSSTPSSCPSSSSSSTGVATVPTTPLSIGGPGLSRSQPTVYISASPPTAAITPSEEAVVASAGSRSQPKFYISANASSDDSGGRNPPTVYISANPPLQGPAGARNMGGQVSMGPAYIHHHPPKSRASVGGGGTASSPRVVVTQPNTKYTFKITVSPNKPPAVSPGVVSPTFEPNNLLSLPPDHHFVEPDPLHLSDPLSPHRERPSEPRRLSMGSDDAAYTQALLVHQKARMERLWHELELKKKKLEKLKEEVNEMENDLTRRRLERSNSASQIPSIEEMKQLRCKNRLLQIDIDCLTKEIDLLQTRGPHFNPSAIHNFYDNIGFLGPVPPKPKGTLSIGGRGCRYNVTSELMMEPSSGPSPPLPLGW; encoded by the exons ATGGCCCAGGGAAGCCACCAGATTGACACTCAGGTTTTGCATGACCTGCGCCAGAAGTTCCCTGAAGTACCAGAGGGTGTTGTCTCCCAGTGTGTTCTGCAG AACAACAACAATCTAGACGCCTGCTGTGAATACTTGTCCCAGGTCAGTCCGGGCTACTTGTACAGTGAAGAAGGAAACCTCAGCTTCTCTGACGACCCCAGCTTCATCAGGCTCCGTAATCACATGACCCAGCTGAACCTGGGCCTGCAGTCTCAGAATGTGCATGTGGCCCCGGTTCGGGACGGCCTGAGAATGAACGGCAGCCGGACTCTGGCCCATAGCCTGAGTGACGGGCCCCTCCAGACAGGCCAGGCCCCCAACAGTGACTTCTTTCAGCAGGAGCCCCAATCAGCCCCAGTGCAGGTGCCCTCCAGCCTCAATGTATTCAGTGTGATGGAGCCCACGCGCAAACCGCAGCCTCCACAGCACCTTGGACTCTACCCTCTGGGTGTCAAAGGAACGACCATTGGTGCCCAGCAGACACCACGCTTCAACCCCATTACCGTGACGCTAGCCCCTAATATCCAGACAGGCCGCAACACCCCTACTTCTTTGCACATACATGGCGGGCCTCAACCGGGCCTAAACAGTCCACAGGGTAACTCTATCTACATACGGCCCTATGTAAGCCAGTCCGGTACGACCCGGCAGAACCAGCAGCAGGGAGGCAGGGCCCAGTACAGCCCTACCTCCCAGCCCCAGCAGCAGATCTACCAGATCTCACACCCCTCCTCCTTGTCTGGCTCCTGGTCAGGCCCTCAGCACGCCTCCTCCTCACATACCTCACAGATCCAGGGCCACCAGACCTCTCACGTCTACATGCCAATCAGCTCCCCCACAAACCCCCAGGCGCCCTCTATCCTTCCGACTGGAAGCCAGGCCACTTCCTCCGGCGTCTCCTCatgctcttcttcctcctctgccacCTCCCTGTCTACCATCAGCCAGTACAACATCCAGAACATCTCCACCGGCCCACGGAAGAATCAGATAGAGATCAAACTTGAATCTCCTCAGAGGAGCAACTCCACAACAGCCGTGCTGCGGACGAGCAGCGGGCCCCGTTCCTCATCCACTCCGTCCTCCtgcccttcctcttcctcctcttcaacCGGGGTGGCTACTGTCCCCACCACTCCTCTCTCCATTGGAGGCCCGGGTCTGAGCCGCAGCCAGCCCACTGTTTACATCTCTGCCAGCCCACCTACTGCTGCTATCACTCCCTCTGAGGAGGCCGTTGTGGCCTCAGCCGGCTCCCGCTCCCAGCCCAAGTTTTACATTTCTGCCAATGCCTCCAGCGACGACAGTGGGGGTAGGAACCCTCCCACAGTCTACATCTCAGCCAACCCTCCCTTGCAGGGACCCGCAGGGGCCAGGAACATGGGGGGCCAAGTGAGCATGGGCCCCGCCTATATCCACCACCATCCACCTAAGTCCCGTGCCTCTGTGGGAGGGGGGGGCACGGCTTCCTCTCCTCGTGTGGTGGTGACTCAGCCCAACACcaaatacacttttaaaatcACCGTGTCCCCCAATAAGCCCCCAGCGGTGTCCCCTGGAGTCGTGTCCCCTACTTTTGAGCCCAACAACCTCCTCAGCCTACCCCCAGACCACCACTTTGTGGAGCCAGACCCCCTCCATCTCTCAGACCCACTGTCGCCACACAGGGAGAGGCCGAGTGAACCTCGCAGACTCAGCATGGGCTCTGATGATGCAGCGTACACACAAG CGTTGTTGGTGCATCAGAAGGCCCGCATGGAGAGGCTGTGGCACGAGCtggagctgaagaagaagaagctggagaAGCTAAAAGAGGAGGTCAACGAGATGGAGAATGACCTGACCAGGAGACGGCTGGAGAGATCCAACTCTGCCTCCCAAATTCCTTCT aTCGAGGAGATGAAGCAGTTGCGATGCAAAAACAGGTTACTGCAGATTGACATCGACTGTCTCACCAAAGAAATTGATCTCCTTCAAACAAGAG GACCACACTTTAATCCCAGTGCAATCCATAATTTTTATGACAACATTGGATTCCTTGGTCCTGTCCCACCCAAACCCAAAGGTACTTTATCTATTG GCGGGAGAGGATGTAGATATAATGTGACCTCTGAGCTCATGATGGAGCCCTCCTCTGgtccttcccctcctctcccactCGGTTGGTAA